A genomic region of Papaver somniferum cultivar HN1 chromosome 7, ASM357369v1, whole genome shotgun sequence contains the following coding sequences:
- the LOC113299208 gene encoding uncharacterized protein LOC113299208 isoform X2 translates to MALNLSNTWVPSPPLCCHPSPRISRISTCKYLCFSIHSTTSTRSYNIRVKSSSSSSSDEGNQIPEELDMNLLGDELISRILSMKDADEVLELISEKYQKDTGVVGTSDCCMIINSALERGNFLLALSIFSAMRSSFEQDSSIKEWKWSRPDVRTYVSLVRGLAASLRVSDAIRMVNEVCRVGGSTGEEVPFGKVVRCPSCTIAVAVAQPQHGSQIASCAKCRYQYELVSGDIVSIESEEISMDTSSWERGLRFLQLTRKNIPAAVHSIVVQTPTGTARTHRFATKTVDLPAREGESVTICLAAPSSVYRQVGPLKFTTKAPGFNPGEPMCMTNHNDGRESELLRAPSKNERLSLLSPSVLFPVLGVLATGDAASGIINPSLPQFISVAAVASVALGTTLNTLVLPQLNRLPQRSVDVVAIKQQLLSQYDILQTRIKNLREATEKEVWMLARMCQLENKILAVGEPSYRARRNRVKRVRESLENSLKGRIELIDSYARISSMIEIEVELGSDVIAAEAVSNAENIAEQIEQTMELENLEQRWREQVEANDEVERLLSSQPIQR, encoded by the exons ATGGCTTTAAATTTAAGTAATACTTGGGTTCCATCTCCTCCCCTTTGTTGTCATCCATCTCCACGTATATCAAGGATATCTACTTGtaaatatctttgtttctcaattcaTTCGACGACTTCAACTCGTTCTTATAACATCAGAGttaaatcatcttcttcatcttcaagtgaCGAAGGAAATCAAATTCCCGAGGAATTGGATATGAATTTGTTGGGTGATGAATTGATTAGCCGGATATTGAGCATGAAAGATGCTGATGAAGTTTTGGAGTTGATTTCTGAGAAATATCAGAAAGATACAGGTGTTGTTGGGACATCTGATTGCTGTATGATCATAAATTCTGCACTTGAAAGGGGGAATTTCTTATTGGCTTTATCGATTTTCTCTGCAATGCGATCAAGCTTCGAGCAAG ATTCTTCTATCAAGGAATGGAAGTGGAGTAGGCCAGATGTGCGGACTTATGTGTCGCTAGTTCGAGGACTTGCAGCATCTTTGCGTGTTTCTGATGCTATTAGGATGGTTAATGAGGTTTGCCGAGTTGGAGGTTCCACTGGGGAGGAG GTGCCTTTTGGTAAGGTTGTGAGATGTCCGAGCTGTACGATAGCTGTTGCTGTTGCACAACCTCAACATGGTAGTCAA ATAGCATCATGTGCCAAGTGTCGCTACCAATATGAGCTTGTTTCAGGAGATATAGTCAGTATTGAATCAGAAGAAATCAG CATGGATACTTCATCTTGGGAAAGGGGGCTGAGGTTCCTGCAACTAACGAGGAAGAACATTCCTGCAGCTGTTCACTCTATTGTG GTTCAAACTCCTACTGGGACTGCTCGCACGCACAGGTTTGCTACTAAAACAGTGGACCTTCCTGCACGAGAAGGAGAAAGTGTAACTATTTGTCTGGCAGCTCCATCAAGTGTTTATCGGCAGGTGGGCCCCTTAAAATTTACTACAAAAGCACCTGGATTCAACCCAGGGGAACCCATGTGTATGACAAACCATAATGATGGTCGAGAATCAGAATTACTACGGGCCCCTTCAAAGAATGAACGCTTGTCTTTGCTTAGCCCTTCAGTCCTCTTCCCTGTACTTGGGGTACTTGCTACTGGAGATGCTGCTTCAGGGATTATTAATCCCAGCTTGCCACAATTCATTTCTGTTGCTGCAGTTGCTTCGGTTGCTCTAGGAACTACTTTGAATACTCTAGTTCTGCCTCAACTAAATCGG CTTCCTCAGAGGTCAGTTGATGTTGTTGCTATCAAGCAGCAGCTTTTGTCTCAGTATGATATACTTCAGACTCGTATAAAGAACCTAAGAGAAGCTACAGAGAAAGAG GTATGGATGTTAGCCAGAATGTGCCAACTGGAGAACAAAATCTTAGCTGTCGGCGAACCCTCTTACCG TGCTcgaagaaatagagtcaaaaggGTGCGAGAAAGCTTGGAAAATTCTCTAAAAGGGCGGATTGAACTGATTGACAGCTATGCAAGA ATTTCGTCTATGATTGAGATTGAGGTGGAGTTGGGCTCTGATGTCATTGCTGCTGAAGCAGTGAGCAATGCG GAAAATATTGCAGAACAGATTGAACAAACCATGGAGCTAGAAAACCTTGAACAG CGATGGAGGGAGCAAGTTGAGGCGAATGATGAGGTAGAAAGACTTCTCAGTTCTCAGCCGATACAAAG ATAG
- the LOC113299208 gene encoding uncharacterized protein LOC113299208 isoform X1 — MALNLSNTWVPSPPLCCHPSPRISRISTCKYLCFSIHSTTSTRSYNIRVKSSSSSSSDEGNQIPEELDMNLLGDELISRILSMKDADEVLELISEKYQKDTGVVGTSDCCMIINSALERGNFLLALSIFSAMRSSFEQDSSIKEWKWSRPDVRTYVSLVRGLAASLRVSDAIRMVNEVCRVGGSTGEEVPFGKVVRCPSCTIAVAVAQPQHGSQIASCAKCRYQYELVSGDIVSIESEEISMDTSSWERGLRFLQLTRKNIPAAVHSIVVQTPTGTARTHRFATKTVDLPAREGESVTICLAAPSSVYRQVGPLKFTTKAPGFNPGEPMCMTNHNDGRESELLRAPSKNERLSLLSPSVLFPVLGVLATGDAASGIINPSLPQFISVAAVASVALGTTLNTLVLPQLNRLPQRSVDVVAIKQQLLSQYDILQTRIKNLREATEKEVWMLARMCQLENKILAVGEPSYRARRNRVKRVRESLENSLKGRIELIDSYARISSMIEIEVELGSDVIAAEAVSNAENIAEQIEQTMELENLEQRWREQVEANDEVERLLSSQPIQRRTVNLSSPCQELTYTWSWARRR; from the exons ATGGCTTTAAATTTAAGTAATACTTGGGTTCCATCTCCTCCCCTTTGTTGTCATCCATCTCCACGTATATCAAGGATATCTACTTGtaaatatctttgtttctcaattcaTTCGACGACTTCAACTCGTTCTTATAACATCAGAGttaaatcatcttcttcatcttcaagtgaCGAAGGAAATCAAATTCCCGAGGAATTGGATATGAATTTGTTGGGTGATGAATTGATTAGCCGGATATTGAGCATGAAAGATGCTGATGAAGTTTTGGAGTTGATTTCTGAGAAATATCAGAAAGATACAGGTGTTGTTGGGACATCTGATTGCTGTATGATCATAAATTCTGCACTTGAAAGGGGGAATTTCTTATTGGCTTTATCGATTTTCTCTGCAATGCGATCAAGCTTCGAGCAAG ATTCTTCTATCAAGGAATGGAAGTGGAGTAGGCCAGATGTGCGGACTTATGTGTCGCTAGTTCGAGGACTTGCAGCATCTTTGCGTGTTTCTGATGCTATTAGGATGGTTAATGAGGTTTGCCGAGTTGGAGGTTCCACTGGGGAGGAG GTGCCTTTTGGTAAGGTTGTGAGATGTCCGAGCTGTACGATAGCTGTTGCTGTTGCACAACCTCAACATGGTAGTCAA ATAGCATCATGTGCCAAGTGTCGCTACCAATATGAGCTTGTTTCAGGAGATATAGTCAGTATTGAATCAGAAGAAATCAG CATGGATACTTCATCTTGGGAAAGGGGGCTGAGGTTCCTGCAACTAACGAGGAAGAACATTCCTGCAGCTGTTCACTCTATTGTG GTTCAAACTCCTACTGGGACTGCTCGCACGCACAGGTTTGCTACTAAAACAGTGGACCTTCCTGCACGAGAAGGAGAAAGTGTAACTATTTGTCTGGCAGCTCCATCAAGTGTTTATCGGCAGGTGGGCCCCTTAAAATTTACTACAAAAGCACCTGGATTCAACCCAGGGGAACCCATGTGTATGACAAACCATAATGATGGTCGAGAATCAGAATTACTACGGGCCCCTTCAAAGAATGAACGCTTGTCTTTGCTTAGCCCTTCAGTCCTCTTCCCTGTACTTGGGGTACTTGCTACTGGAGATGCTGCTTCAGGGATTATTAATCCCAGCTTGCCACAATTCATTTCTGTTGCTGCAGTTGCTTCGGTTGCTCTAGGAACTACTTTGAATACTCTAGTTCTGCCTCAACTAAATCGG CTTCCTCAGAGGTCAGTTGATGTTGTTGCTATCAAGCAGCAGCTTTTGTCTCAGTATGATATACTTCAGACTCGTATAAAGAACCTAAGAGAAGCTACAGAGAAAGAG GTATGGATGTTAGCCAGAATGTGCCAACTGGAGAACAAAATCTTAGCTGTCGGCGAACCCTCTTACCG TGCTcgaagaaatagagtcaaaaggGTGCGAGAAAGCTTGGAAAATTCTCTAAAAGGGCGGATTGAACTGATTGACAGCTATGCAAGA ATTTCGTCTATGATTGAGATTGAGGTGGAGTTGGGCTCTGATGTCATTGCTGCTGAAGCAGTGAGCAATGCG GAAAATATTGCAGAACAGATTGAACAAACCATGGAGCTAGAAAACCTTGAACAG CGATGGAGGGAGCAAGTTGAGGCGAATGATGAGGTAGAAAGACTTCTCAGTTCTCAGCCGATACAAAG GCGGACTGTAAATTTGTCATCACCTTGTCAAGAACTTACATACACATGGTCATGGGCAAGAAGAAGGTAG
- the LOC113299208 gene encoding uncharacterized protein LOC113299208 isoform X3, with translation MALNLSNTWVPSPPLCCHPSPRISRISTCKYLCFSIHSTTSTRSYNIRVKSSSSSSSDEGNQIPEELDMNLLGDELISRILSMKDADEVLELISEKYQKDTGVVGTSDCCMIINSALERGNFLLALSIFSAMRSSFEQDSSIKEWKWSRPDVRTYVSLVRGLAASLRVSDAIRMVNEVCRVGGSTGEEVPFGKVVRCPSCTIAVAVAQPQHGSQIASCAKCRYQYELVSGDIVSIESEEISMDTSSWERGLRFLQLTRKNIPAAVHSIVVQTPTGTARTHRFATKTVDLPAREGESVTICLAAPSSVYRQVGPLKFTTKAPGFNPGEPMCMTNHNDGRESELLRAPSKNERLSLLSPSVLFPVLGVLATGDAASGIINPSLPQFISVAAVASVALGTTLNTLVLPQLNRLPQRSVDVVAIKQQLLSQYDILQTRIKNLREATEKEVWMLARMCQLENKILAVGEPSYRARRNRVKRVRESLENSLKGRIELIDSYARISSMIEIEVELGSDVIAAEAVSNAENIAEQIEQTMELENLEQRWREQVEANDEIGGL, from the exons ATGGCTTTAAATTTAAGTAATACTTGGGTTCCATCTCCTCCCCTTTGTTGTCATCCATCTCCACGTATATCAAGGATATCTACTTGtaaatatctttgtttctcaattcaTTCGACGACTTCAACTCGTTCTTATAACATCAGAGttaaatcatcttcttcatcttcaagtgaCGAAGGAAATCAAATTCCCGAGGAATTGGATATGAATTTGTTGGGTGATGAATTGATTAGCCGGATATTGAGCATGAAAGATGCTGATGAAGTTTTGGAGTTGATTTCTGAGAAATATCAGAAAGATACAGGTGTTGTTGGGACATCTGATTGCTGTATGATCATAAATTCTGCACTTGAAAGGGGGAATTTCTTATTGGCTTTATCGATTTTCTCTGCAATGCGATCAAGCTTCGAGCAAG ATTCTTCTATCAAGGAATGGAAGTGGAGTAGGCCAGATGTGCGGACTTATGTGTCGCTAGTTCGAGGACTTGCAGCATCTTTGCGTGTTTCTGATGCTATTAGGATGGTTAATGAGGTTTGCCGAGTTGGAGGTTCCACTGGGGAGGAG GTGCCTTTTGGTAAGGTTGTGAGATGTCCGAGCTGTACGATAGCTGTTGCTGTTGCACAACCTCAACATGGTAGTCAA ATAGCATCATGTGCCAAGTGTCGCTACCAATATGAGCTTGTTTCAGGAGATATAGTCAGTATTGAATCAGAAGAAATCAG CATGGATACTTCATCTTGGGAAAGGGGGCTGAGGTTCCTGCAACTAACGAGGAAGAACATTCCTGCAGCTGTTCACTCTATTGTG GTTCAAACTCCTACTGGGACTGCTCGCACGCACAGGTTTGCTACTAAAACAGTGGACCTTCCTGCACGAGAAGGAGAAAGTGTAACTATTTGTCTGGCAGCTCCATCAAGTGTTTATCGGCAGGTGGGCCCCTTAAAATTTACTACAAAAGCACCTGGATTCAACCCAGGGGAACCCATGTGTATGACAAACCATAATGATGGTCGAGAATCAGAATTACTACGGGCCCCTTCAAAGAATGAACGCTTGTCTTTGCTTAGCCCTTCAGTCCTCTTCCCTGTACTTGGGGTACTTGCTACTGGAGATGCTGCTTCAGGGATTATTAATCCCAGCTTGCCACAATTCATTTCTGTTGCTGCAGTTGCTTCGGTTGCTCTAGGAACTACTTTGAATACTCTAGTTCTGCCTCAACTAAATCGG CTTCCTCAGAGGTCAGTTGATGTTGTTGCTATCAAGCAGCAGCTTTTGTCTCAGTATGATATACTTCAGACTCGTATAAAGAACCTAAGAGAAGCTACAGAGAAAGAG GTATGGATGTTAGCCAGAATGTGCCAACTGGAGAACAAAATCTTAGCTGTCGGCGAACCCTCTTACCG TGCTcgaagaaatagagtcaaaaggGTGCGAGAAAGCTTGGAAAATTCTCTAAAAGGGCGGATTGAACTGATTGACAGCTATGCAAGA ATTTCGTCTATGATTGAGATTGAGGTGGAGTTGGGCTCTGATGTCATTGCTGCTGAAGCAGTGAGCAATGCG GAAAATATTGCAGAACAGATTGAACAAACCATGGAGCTAGAAAACCTTGAACAG CGATGGAGGGAGCAAGTTGAGGCGAATGATGAG ATAGGCGGACTGTAA